One genomic region from Spirosoma sp. KCTC 42546 encodes:
- a CDS encoding SDR family oxidoreductase, translating to MIAITGASGHLGKATLEFLLTKTSPESIVAIVRDPQKIAEFADKGVNVRQGDYTDKASFVTSLAGVDTLLLISSAVLGDERVNQHSNAISAAKEAGVKHIFYTSAPNPSPTALFAPAIDHFRTENLILESGLTYTFFRNNLYLDILPMVIGDAAQLGKLYYPAGDGKVSFVLRTDIAEGLANALTSEGHANKVYDIGTPTASSFSDIAASLSSADKTVDYIDIPGSAYEAELVKHLPPVVAKIYAGMAEGIKQNEFNVPSSTLKDLLGREPVSLDTYLKSLS from the coding sequence ATGATTGCAATAACCGGAGCCTCTGGCCATCTAGGCAAAGCCACACTCGAATTCCTGCTTACTAAAACAAGTCCAGAATCAATCGTTGCTATCGTACGCGACCCGCAGAAAATTGCCGAGTTTGCTGACAAGGGAGTGAACGTTCGGCAGGGCGACTATACGGACAAGGCGTCGTTCGTAACAAGCCTGGCCGGAGTTGATACGCTACTTCTGATTTCCAGCGCCGTATTGGGCGACGAGCGGGTTAATCAGCACAGCAATGCCATTAGCGCAGCTAAGGAAGCTGGGGTGAAGCATATTTTCTATACCAGTGCGCCGAATCCATCCCCAACTGCGCTCTTCGCTCCGGCTATCGACCACTTTCGCACCGAAAATCTGATTTTAGAGTCCGGGTTGACGTACACGTTTTTCCGTAACAACCTCTACCTGGATATATTACCAATGGTTATTGGCGATGCAGCCCAATTGGGCAAACTCTATTATCCAGCCGGTGATGGGAAGGTCAGTTTTGTTCTACGGACAGACATTGCCGAAGGGCTAGCCAACGCGCTAACCAGCGAAGGACACGCCAATAAAGTATACGACATTGGTACACCTACAGCCTCGTCGTTCAGTGATATTGCAGCTAGCTTGAGTAGTGCCGACAAGACAGTAGATTACATTGACATACCGGGCAGCGCTTACGAAGCGGAGTTAGTGAAGCACTTACCGCCCGTAGTAGCCAAGATTTATGCAGGCATGGCTGAAGGCATCAAACAGAATGAATTCAACGTGCCTTCGTCAACGCTGAAAGACTTACTGGGCAGAGAACCCGTTAGCCTGGATACGTATTTGAAGAGCTTATCGTAA
- a CDS encoding helix-turn-helix domain-containing protein: MDITIVDNQRDRLEEKLQKILGNVESEGGTCPIRHILARFSDKWSTLSIFHLGDAGTLRFNELKKRIDGVSQRMLTVTLRTLERDGLVTRRIYAEIPPRVEYQLTDLGRSLLVQIIELGDWASNHSKQIVEARKRFDAREHGAVDSTLV, translated from the coding sequence ATGGACATAACTATTGTTGATAATCAGAGAGATCGGTTGGAAGAAAAATTGCAGAAAATTTTAGGAAACGTAGAATCAGAAGGGGGCACATGCCCAATTCGCCATATTCTGGCCCGATTCAGCGATAAATGGTCGACCTTATCTATTTTTCATCTTGGCGATGCAGGCACGTTGCGATTCAATGAATTGAAAAAACGGATCGATGGTGTTTCACAGCGGATGCTCACTGTAACGCTTCGTACACTGGAGCGCGATGGCCTGGTGACGCGCCGGATTTACGCTGAAATTCCCCCTCGGGTTGAGTATCAATTGACGGATTTAGGCCGAAGTCTGTTAGTACAGATTATTGAACTAGGCGATTGGGCCAGTAACCACAGTAAGCAGATTGTGGAAGCTCGAAAACGGTTTGACGCCCGCGAGCACGGGGCCGTTGATTCGACTCTGGTTTAG